From a single Solanum dulcamara chromosome 4, daSolDulc1.2, whole genome shotgun sequence genomic region:
- the LOC129887596 gene encoding uncharacterized protein LOC129887596 → MVAAAVRVNSLKPLTCTPFPSSSFNWPWSFVSIPRKHSRLRPLLSQISAIEGKPQRMTKVIDSHLHVWASPQEAAEKYPYFPGQEPSLTGHVDFLLECMEEAGVDGAFIVQPINHKFDHSYVTSVLKRLPSKFIGCCLANPAEDGSGIKHLEDLVLKDGYRAVRFNPYLWPSGEKMTNEIGRALFSKAGELGVPVGFMCMKGLHLHLQEIEELCTEFPSTVVLLDHLAFCKPPKNDEERRGFSELLKLSRFPQVYVKFSALFRVSRNPYPYEDLSQVLSQLVSSYGAHRIMWGSDFPFVVTECGYKEAREAVSYLAKQGHLPPSATEWIMGKTIMQLFDGKWSSVAN, encoded by the exons ATGGTAGCAGCAGCAGTGAGAGTGAACTCACTAAAGCCATTGACATGTACTCCATTTCCATCTTCTAGCTTCAATTGGCCATGGTCTTTTGTATCTATTCCAAGAAAACATTCAAGATTAAGACCCTTATTGAGTCAAATTTCAGCTATTGAAGGAAAGCCACAAAGAATGACCAAAGTCATTGACTCACATTTACATGTCTGGGCATCCCCACAAGAG GCTGCAGAAAAGTACCCCTATTTTCCTGGTCAAGAACCTAGTTTGACTGGTCATGTCGATTTCCTGCTGGAG TGTATGGAAGAAGCAGGTGTGGATGGAGCATTTATTGTTCAGCCCATTAATCATAAGTTTGATCATTCTTATGTTACGAG TGTGCTGAAGAGGTTACCTTCCAAATTCATCGGTTGTTGCCTCGCAAATCCAGCAGAAGATGGGAGTGGGATAAAGCATCTTGAAGATCTGGTTTTAAAG GATGGTTATCGTGCTGTTCGCTTTAATCCGTATCTTTGGCCTTCTGGTGAAAAG ATGACAAATGAAATTGGGAGGGCACTATTCTCAAAGGCTGGAGAGCTTGGAGTGCCAGTCGGTTTCATGTGTATGAAG GGTCTGCATTTGCATTTGCAAGAAATTGAGGAGCTATGCACGGAATTTCCCTCAACTGTAGTTTTGCTTGATCATCTGGCTTTTTGTAAGCCTCCAAA AAATGATGAAGAAAGACGAGGTTTCTCAGAACTGTTAAAACTTTCAAGATTCCCACAG GTATATGTGAAATTTAGTGCTTTGTTCAGAGTGTCAAGAAATCCATATCCATATGAGGACTTATCTCAAGTTCTTTCCCAACTAGTCTCCAGTTATGGTGCACATCGTATCATGTGGGGAAG TGATTTCCCCTTTGTTGTTACCGAATGTGGGTATAAAGAAGCAAGAGAAGCGGTTTCTTATCTTGCTAAGCAGGGACATTTACCTCCTTCTGCCACGGAGTGGATCATGGGTAAAACAATTATGCAGCTCTTTGACGGAAAATGGAGTTCTGTAGCAAATTGA